In one Methylocaldum szegediense genomic region, the following are encoded:
- the leuA gene encoding 2-isopropylmalate synthase, with translation MLKQPNTKYRSFPKVQLADRTWPDRVITQAPIWMSTDLRDGNQALFEPMNAERKMRLFKKLVDIGFKEIEVAFPSASQTEFDFVRTLIEGGHVPADVTIEVLTQAREHLIRRTMASLYGARRAIVHVYNATARPFREIVFGMSPDQVIAMAVSSVKLVRELAEAHPETEWVLEYSPEAFTGTELEFARDICDAVVETWGATPERKVIINLPATVEMATPNIYADQIEWMHRNLARREAVVLSVHPHNDRGSAIAAAELALMAGAERIEGCLFGNGERTGNVDLVTLALNLYTQGIDPGLDFSNINDIARTVEDCIRLPIHPRHPYVGDLVFTAFSGSHQDAIKKGLAHQRPDAFWEVPYLPIDPADLGRSYDAIIRVNSQSGKGGIAYLLESAYGLSLPRRLLVEFSGVVQRHADATGAEIMPDELWRMFSEEYLEPATTIRYLGHHLFEHGTVQGIRLMLETNGRQITLIGEGNGPIDAVVHALGGAVRVQSYEERSMSQGSDAKAAAFVEAAIDNIPGIRYGVGINANIVTASVLAIISALNRSLNGIEPEAREETVEVLLNNVRQVA, from the coding sequence ATGTTGAAGCAGCCGAACACCAAGTACCGTTCCTTTCCCAAGGTCCAACTCGCGGACCGCACCTGGCCCGACCGGGTCATCACCCAAGCCCCCATCTGGATGAGCACCGATCTGCGCGACGGCAATCAGGCGCTGTTCGAGCCCATGAATGCCGAGCGCAAGATGCGCTTGTTCAAGAAGCTGGTGGACATCGGCTTCAAGGAAATCGAGGTCGCTTTCCCTTCCGCCTCGCAAACCGAGTTCGACTTCGTCAGAACGCTGATCGAAGGCGGTCACGTCCCCGCGGATGTCACCATCGAGGTGCTCACCCAGGCCCGCGAACACCTGATCCGGCGTACCATGGCATCGCTCTACGGCGCCCGCCGCGCGATCGTCCACGTCTACAACGCGACCGCCCGGCCGTTCCGCGAAATCGTTTTCGGCATGAGCCCCGACCAGGTCATCGCGATGGCGGTTTCCAGCGTGAAGCTGGTGCGGGAACTGGCGGAAGCGCATCCGGAAACCGAATGGGTGCTCGAATACAGCCCGGAAGCCTTCACCGGCACCGAACTCGAGTTCGCCCGCGATATTTGCGACGCGGTGGTGGAAACCTGGGGCGCGACGCCGGAGCGCAAGGTCATCATCAACCTGCCGGCGACGGTGGAGATGGCGACACCCAATATCTATGCCGACCAGATCGAATGGATGCACCGGAATCTGGCGCGGCGTGAAGCCGTCGTTCTAAGCGTCCATCCCCATAACGACCGGGGCTCCGCGATAGCCGCAGCGGAACTGGCGCTCATGGCCGGAGCCGAACGGATCGAGGGCTGCCTGTTCGGCAACGGCGAGCGGACCGGAAACGTGGACTTGGTGACCTTGGCGCTCAATCTATACACCCAGGGCATCGACCCGGGCCTCGACTTCTCGAACATCAACGACATCGCGCGAACGGTGGAAGACTGCATCCGCCTGCCGATCCATCCGCGCCACCCTTACGTGGGCGATCTGGTCTTTACGGCCTTTTCCGGTTCACATCAGGACGCGATCAAGAAAGGTCTGGCCCATCAGCGGCCGGATGCGTTCTGGGAAGTACCCTACCTGCCGATAGACCCGGCCGACCTGGGGCGCTCTTACGACGCCATCATCCGGGTCAACAGCCAGTCCGGCAAAGGTGGCATCGCCTATCTTCTGGAATCGGCTTACGGTCTGTCGTTGCCGCGCCGGCTCCTGGTGGAATTCAGCGGCGTGGTGCAGCGCCATGCGGACGCCACCGGCGCCGAAATCATGCCGGACGAACTTTGGCGGATGTTCTCGGAGGAATATCTGGAACCGGCAACGACTATCCGCTATCTCGGGCATCATTTGTTCGAGCACGGAACGGTTCAGGGCATTCGTCTCATGCTGGAAACGAACGGCCGACAGATCACCCTGATAGGCGAAGGCAATGGCCCCATCGATGCCGTGGTCCATGCGCTCGGGGGAGCGGTGCGGGTGCAGTCCTATGAAGAGCGCTCCATGAGCCAGGGCTCCGATGCCAAGGCGGCTGCCTTCGTCGAAGCCGCGATCGACAACATTCCCGGCATCCGGTACGGCGTCGGCATAAACGCCAACATCGTCACGGCGTCAGTGCTCGCCATCATCAGCGCGCTGAACCGCAGCCTCAACGGCATCGAACCCGAGGCGCGGGAAGAGACGGTCGAGGTCCTGCTAAATAACGTGCGGCAAGTGGCTTGA
- a CDS encoding molybdopterin-containing oxidoreductase family protein, which translates to MAATSEKRTVFGACPHDCPDTCAMLYEVENERLVNVRGNPHHPFTRGGLCTKLKDFHDHHYNPERVLYPLRRTGPKGSRRFERISWDEALDEIKTRWTAIIDEYGAEAILPYNYLGNQGTLQGLTVGDAFFNKLGASVLEKTFCASGSSTAWLLTVGPTGGVDPESFAQSKYIVIWACNSVSTNLHHWHIVHEAQKNGAKVVVIDAYKSRTAKQADWHLAPKPGTDGALAMAMIHQIIADDLLDHDYIARYTVGFEELKERAARYTPEYAAEITGISADDIRRLSREYATTQPTAIRIGVALERHHGGGQTIRAVCCLPALTGAWRHVGGGLLQMPVWEFPIRWDRVCRPEWIKPGTRVINVLKLGDVLTGRMPLAPPVKSLMVYNANPVSQAPESNKIVEGLKREDLFTVVSEHFITDTAAYADIVLPATMAGEMDDIMWSWGHLYLTLNRKAVPAPGEAVPNTELFRRLAKAMGFDDEQFTRSDREMIEHYVDWNAPQLRGIDLAYLERRGYAHIRGGKPETSAPHTEGNFPTPSGKCEFKASGAAQGNFVGAVFRQMYEGGQGAEPIDDLPDYVPCRERPESDPERAKRFPLNILTPKSHGFLNSCYANEEHKIRAQGEQFVLINPADAEPRGIREGDSVKVFNDRGEFEADARVTEDTPPGVVVATLGYWRSRNRGDGSVNVISSAAYCNFGHAPTFSDNLVEVRRSTEPA; encoded by the coding sequence ATGGCGGCTACCAGCGAAAAGCGAACCGTTTTTGGCGCCTGTCCGCACGATTGCCCGGACACCTGCGCGATGCTCTACGAAGTCGAGAACGAGCGGCTGGTCAACGTGCGCGGCAATCCCCATCATCCGTTCACGCGCGGCGGCCTCTGCACCAAGCTCAAGGATTTCCACGACCATCACTACAATCCCGAACGGGTGCTTTATCCCTTGCGCCGGACGGGGCCGAAGGGCTCGCGCCGGTTCGAGCGGATTTCTTGGGACGAGGCGCTGGACGAGATCAAGACTCGCTGGACCGCCATCATCGATGAGTACGGCGCAGAAGCCATCCTCCCGTACAACTACCTGGGGAACCAGGGCACTCTTCAGGGCCTAACCGTCGGCGACGCGTTTTTCAACAAGCTGGGTGCGAGCGTGCTCGAAAAGACCTTCTGCGCGAGCGGTTCCTCCACCGCCTGGCTGCTCACGGTCGGGCCCACCGGCGGCGTCGACCCGGAAAGCTTCGCCCAGTCGAAATACATCGTTATCTGGGCCTGCAATTCAGTCAGCACCAACCTGCATCACTGGCATATCGTCCACGAGGCGCAGAAGAACGGCGCCAAGGTGGTGGTGATCGACGCCTACAAATCCCGCACTGCCAAGCAGGCCGACTGGCATCTGGCCCCGAAGCCCGGCACCGACGGCGCACTGGCCATGGCCATGATCCATCAGATTATCGCCGACGATTTGCTGGATCACGACTATATCGCCCGGTATACGGTCGGATTCGAAGAACTCAAAGAAAGGGCGGCGCGCTATACGCCCGAATACGCCGCCGAAATCACCGGCATTTCCGCCGACGACATCCGGAGGTTGAGCCGCGAATACGCTACGACCCAGCCCACGGCCATTCGGATCGGCGTCGCGCTGGAGCGGCATCACGGCGGCGGGCAGACCATCCGCGCGGTGTGCTGCCTGCCGGCCCTGACCGGGGCCTGGCGACACGTGGGCGGCGGCTTGCTGCAGATGCCGGTCTGGGAATTTCCGATCCGTTGGGATCGGGTATGCCGGCCGGAATGGATCAAGCCGGGAACCCGCGTGATCAATGTCCTGAAGCTGGGCGACGTGCTGACCGGGCGCATGCCGCTCGCGCCGCCGGTCAAGTCGCTGATGGTCTACAACGCCAACCCGGTCTCGCAAGCGCCGGAAAGCAACAAGATCGTCGAGGGCCTGAAGCGCGAGGACTTGTTCACGGTGGTCAGCGAACACTTCATCACCGACACCGCGGCCTATGCGGATATTGTTCTGCCCGCCACGATGGCGGGGGAAATGGACGACATCATGTGGTCCTGGGGTCACCTCTATTTGACTCTCAACCGGAAAGCCGTCCCGGCTCCCGGCGAAGCCGTGCCCAACACCGAGCTGTTCCGGCGGCTGGCCAAAGCCATGGGATTCGACGACGAGCAGTTCACGCGCAGCGATCGCGAGATGATCGAACATTACGTCGACTGGAACGCGCCTCAACTCCGTGGCATCGACCTAGCCTATCTGGAACGGCGTGGTTATGCCCATATCCGTGGTGGCAAACCGGAAACCTCGGCGCCGCACACAGAAGGCAACTTCCCGACACCCTCGGGAAAGTGCGAGTTCAAGGCTTCGGGCGCCGCCCAAGGCAATTTCGTCGGCGCCGTCTTCCGGCAAATGTACGAAGGGGGCCAAGGTGCGGAACCGATCGACGATCTGCCCGACTACGTGCCCTGCCGCGAGCGGCCCGAGAGCGACCCCGAGCGGGCGAAACGGTTTCCGCTGAACATCCTTACGCCCAAGAGCCACGGCTTTCTGAACTCTTGTTACGCCAACGAAGAGCACAAGATCCGCGCCCAGGGCGAGCAATTCGTGCTCATCAACCCGGCCGATGCGGAGCCGCGCGGCATCCGCGAAGGCGACAGCGTGAAGGTGTTCAACGACCGCGGCGAATTCGAGGCCGACGCACGGGTGACCGAGGACACCCCGCCCGGCGTGGTGGTCGCGACCCTCGGTTACTGGCGGAGCCGCAACCGCGGCGACGGCTCGGTCAACGTGATCAGCTCGGCTGCCTACTGCAACTTCGGCCACGCGCCGACATTTTCGGACAACCTGGTCGAAGTCCGGCGGTCGACGGAGCCGGCCTGA
- a CDS encoding FG-GAP-like repeat-containing protein, which translates to MKNDHNKNGSLAACNWAFGIGGRRTAIKYGLGVLAGIWFAAAKADAPYTPIIIDHPIPQAQAHFGSAVAGAGDVNGDGIPDILVGARGLVFVFSGVDGSLLLTIGNPVPGPYNGIGGAVAGVGDVNGDGKSDLLLGADINNNGRGQAFVFNGADGTLLYTLNPPVPEFSHFFGVTVAGVGDVNGDGKPDLMVGSLGWWDWNEWTGGAYVFSGADGSLLYTLHSPTPLDSVFFGEYVAGAGDVDGDGVPDLMVGEEDTYDDRWRPVSVFSGADGRLLYTVANPTLQNAGNFGQSLAALGDVDGDGRSDLLIGARGQYIGGNQEQGQAFVFSGADGRLLYTLDAPTPEPFLFFGGAASGLGDANGDGIPDLLIGTDGGPGQVFMFSGADGTLLHTFDSTGPGVVGLSRVAGIGDVNGDGQPDFVAAWPYQNVDGNAGQGRVVLFVSTPSTPTCFGVPATIVGTPGNDTLRGTPGNDVIAGLAGDDVIDGLGGDDLICGGEGDDQLRGSEGNDKISGGPGNDAIWGGAGDDLLEGDAGDDHANGGKGNDIVRGGDGDDLLIVAGSGVDAVDGGPHVRRDHCAASPEDTVQNCNP; encoded by the coding sequence ATGAAAAACGACCATAATAAAAACGGTTCATTGGCGGCCTGCAACTGGGCCTTCGGCATCGGAGGCCGGCGAACGGCCATAAAGTACGGACTCGGCGTCCTCGCCGGCATTTGGTTTGCCGCGGCTAAGGCCGATGCGCCTTATACGCCAATCATCATCGATCATCCGATACCCCAAGCACAAGCACACTTTGGTTCCGCCGTCGCTGGGGCCGGCGATGTCAACGGCGATGGCATTCCCGACATCCTGGTAGGGGCACGCGGGCTGGTCTTTGTGTTTAGCGGGGTTGACGGCAGCCTGCTCTTGACCATCGGCAATCCCGTGCCCGGGCCATACAACGGTATCGGCGGGGCCGTGGCCGGTGTGGGCGATGTGAACGGCGACGGCAAATCCGACCTTCTGCTGGGAGCGGACATTAACAACAATGGGAGGGGCCAAGCCTTTGTTTTCAATGGCGCCGACGGGACCCTGCTTTATACCCTCAATCCCCCGGTGCCTGAATTTAGCCACTTCTTTGGTGTGACAGTGGCCGGAGTCGGGGATGTGAACGGCGACGGCAAACCCGACCTGATGGTAGGGTCGCTAGGTTGGTGGGACTGGAATGAGTGGACAGGCGGGGCTTATGTGTTCAGCGGGGCCGACGGGAGCCTGCTTTATACGCTGCATTCTCCCACGCCCTTGGACAGCGTGTTTTTTGGCGAATACGTGGCGGGAGCCGGGGATGTCGACGGGGACGGTGTCCCGGATTTAATGGTGGGGGAGGAGGATACTTATGATGACCGGTGGCGCCCGGTCTCTGTCTTCAGCGGGGCCGACGGCCGCCTGCTGTACACGGTCGCCAATCCTACGCTTCAGAATGCGGGCAATTTTGGCCAAAGCTTGGCCGCCTTGGGTGACGTGGACGGAGACGGCAGATCCGACTTACTGATAGGTGCCCGAGGACAATACATAGGCGGCAATCAGGAGCAGGGCCAGGCCTTTGTGTTCAGCGGGGCCGATGGGAGACTGTTGTACACGCTCGATGCTCCGACGCCAGAGCCGTTTCTCTTCTTTGGCGGCGCAGCAAGTGGCTTGGGCGATGCGAACGGCGACGGCATCCCCGACCTATTGATCGGGACGGACGGCGGTCCTGGCCAAGTGTTTATGTTCAGCGGGGCCGATGGGACCTTACTGCATACGTTCGATAGTACTGGGCCGGGGGTCGTGGGGTTATCCCGGGTGGCCGGTATAGGCGATGTGAATGGCGATGGCCAACCCGATTTTGTAGCAGCGTGGCCGTACCAAAATGTTGACGGGAATGCAGGACAGGGCCGAGTCGTTCTTTTCGTCAGCACGCCCTCGACACCCACGTGTTTCGGGGTACCGGCCACGATCGTCGGTACGCCGGGCAACGATACCTTGCGCGGTACGCCGGGCAACGATGTGATCGCCGGCCTGGCTGGCGACGACGTCATCGACGGCCTCGGCGGGGACGACCTGATCTGCGGCGGCGAGGGCGACGACCAGCTCCGCGGGAGCGAAGGCAACGACAAGATCAGCGGCGGTCCGGGCAACGATGCGATTTGGGGCGGGGCGGGCGATGATCTGCTCGAAGGAGATGCCGGTGACGACCACGCCAACGGCGGCAAGGGAAACGACATCGTTCGCGGCGGGGATGGCGACGATCTGCTGATCGTGGCGGGAAGCGGCGTCGACGCCGTCGACGGCGGCCCGCATGTTAGGCGCGACCACTGTGCGGCGAGCCCGGAAGATACCGTGCAGAACTGTAATCCGTAG
- a CDS encoding DJ-1/PfpI family protein, with protein sequence MSYTFKPGFRLGIYICKDLEIVDFAAPFGVFSVARRFDPELEAFFIAESLRPVQAQAGFTVLPNYSFADRPDMDAFLIPGGFGTRQEINNGHLHEFIRGLPEKTLLVSVCTGSWIYARMGLLDGKAATNRKEPDRVEQSPSGKVPIDRLAELAPACRISRARVVDAGRIITGGGISSGMEVGFHLLRRAGYGEDFIREVARVMEYSKAYEMYATDIEYADSQVSS encoded by the coding sequence ATGAGTTACACGTTCAAACCCGGTTTCCGATTAGGCATTTACATCTGTAAGGATCTGGAGATCGTCGACTTCGCGGCGCCCTTTGGCGTATTCTCGGTCGCCCGTCGATTCGATCCCGAACTGGAGGCGTTTTTCATCGCCGAGTCCTTGCGTCCGGTACAGGCGCAGGCCGGCTTTACGGTGCTGCCCAACTACTCCTTCGCGGACCGGCCCGATATGGACGCCTTTCTGATTCCGGGCGGTTTCGGCACGCGTCAGGAGATCAACAACGGGCATCTGCACGAGTTCATCCGCGGCTTGCCCGAGAAAACCCTGCTGGTTTCGGTTTGTACCGGCTCTTGGATTTACGCCAGGATGGGTCTGTTGGACGGAAAAGCGGCGACCAACCGTAAGGAGCCCGACCGCGTGGAACAATCCCCGTCCGGCAAGGTGCCCATCGACCGCCTGGCCGAACTGGCCCCGGCCTGCCGCATCAGCCGGGCGCGGGTGGTCGATGCCGGACGGATCATCACGGGCGGCGGCATCAGTTCCGGGATGGAAGTGGGGTTTCACCTGCTGCGCAGGGCGGGGTACGGCGAAGATTTCATCAGGGAGGTGGCTCGGGTCATGGAATACAGCAAGGCTTACGAGATGTATGCCACCGATATCGAGTACGCCGATTCCCAAGTTTCGTCTTGA
- a CDS encoding TetR/AcrR family transcriptional regulator codes for MTQDAAPVTPSARDRILETAQRLFYRYGIRAAGVDRIIAESGVAKMSFYRHFPSKKDLVVAFLERRHRFWMDWFTRRVQELAENRTSPGLAVLADALQEWFSEPDFRGCAFINTVAELSEDSAEERRIAADHKRELWDFIRTLIPKQPRFAADDAADLAVLIIDGAIVRAQMTGKAETAEEARTLFRLLDAKLFGSPD; via the coding sequence ATGACTCAAGACGCCGCGCCTGTTACGCCCTCGGCCCGCGACCGCATCCTGGAAACCGCTCAGCGGCTGTTCTACCGGTACGGCATCCGCGCCGCCGGTGTAGATCGCATTATTGCCGAATCGGGCGTCGCCAAGATGTCCTTTTACCGCCACTTTCCGTCGAAGAAAGACCTGGTAGTCGCATTCCTGGAACGGCGCCACCGGTTCTGGATGGATTGGTTTACCCGGCGCGTCCAGGAGCTGGCCGAAAACCGGACGTCGCCCGGCCTCGCCGTCTTAGCGGACGCACTACAAGAGTGGTTTTCGGAACCCGACTTCCGCGGCTGCGCGTTTATCAATACGGTCGCGGAACTGAGCGAAGACTCGGCGGAAGAACGCCGGATAGCGGCGGATCACAAGCGGGAACTATGGGATTTCATCCGAACATTGATTCCAAAGCAGCCGCGATTCGCGGCGGACGATGCGGCGGATCTCGCCGTGCTGATCATCGACGGTGCCATCGTACGGGCGCAGATGACGGGCAAAGCCGAAACGGCCGAGGAAGCACGTACATTGTTCAGGTTGTTGGACGCAAAATTGTTCGGCTCACCGGATTAA